Proteins encoded together in one Xenopus laevis strain J_2021 chromosome 6L, Xenopus_laevis_v10.1, whole genome shotgun sequence window:
- the XB22065617.L gene encoding oocyte zinc finger protein XlCOF28-like: MFGAAFGMVPVSFDEVAVYFSEDEWGYLSDRQRDLYKEVMLENLEVVLSLGYQYPRSVPQTAPALGCSFILSTGKYSDESSPYIHEDGSEQGQVTLGQPWAGDDSWTQTTEKIPNSFSACLVNSEPIPCEQRKQPSNKKLHKCFECKKVFGSWSHLLAHRRIHDREKIHKQNKSQLSTRKASVTPRQPKGLNARLYQCTECDKTFSNQSVLSLHQRTHTGEKVFKCSECEKSFTKRSQLVVHKKCHIEERPYNCTLCEKGYNQHSKLIEHIRTHTGEKPFTCTECKKSFTKRSHLTEHLRIHTGGKPHKCNLCDKTFHYPSNLVEHQRTHTGDRPYQCTECDKSFIKMSKLMVHLRIHTGEKPYKCNECNKSFSQQSNLVVHQRTHTGEKPFQCSQCEKSFSYHYALVVHERTHTGEKPYKCSLCDKAFSQQSNLKLHQKTHDSKPQQDSDNSEKTFEQESASKTPPLDQLYENAGLEKVPGLPEEANSVESPEAIEDYEKNYISWSPLSEYLGVFLPSEKQHKCTECNKCFLEKSKLVVHQRTHTGERPFKCSVCDKSFMQWSHLSEHRKIHKGDRPYTCAECGKSFIRMSKLTVHRRTHTGERPYICDECGKQFSQQSNLAVHQRIHTGERPFKCTECEKTFRYQSALIKHRRNHSSDRTYTGSL; the protein is encoded by the exons GATACCAGTACCCCCGCTCTGTGCCCCAGACTGCTCCTGCCCTCGGCTGCTCCTTTATTCTGAGCACAGGCAAATATTCAG ATGAAAGCAGCCCTTACATCCATGAAGATGGATCAGAGCAGGGTCAAGTCACTCTGGGGCAGCCTTGGGCTGGAGATGACAGTTGGACCCAAACAACCGAGAAGATTCCCAACAGCTTTTCTGCATGTCTTGTCAATAGCGAACCAATCCCGTGTGAGCAAAGAAAGCAGCCGTCCAATAAAAAGCTCCACAAGTGTTTTGAGTGCAAGAAAGTCTTTGGCAGTTGGTCGCACCTCTTGGCTCATAGGAGGATCCATGACAGAGAGAAGATCCACAagcaaaataaaagccaattatcGACCCGGAAAGCCAGTGTAACTCCCCGGCAGCCTAAAGGGCTTAATGCAAGATTGTACCAGTGCACAGAATGTGATAAGACATTCAGCAACCAGTCTGTGCTTTCCTTGCACCAAAGAACGCACACTGGGGAGAAGGTCTTCAAGTGCTCCGAGTGTGAGAAAAGCTTCACGAAAAGATCCCAGCTGGTTGTGCACAAAAAGTGCCACATAGAAGAGAGGCCATATAATTGTACTTTGTGCGAGAAGGGATACAACCAGCATTCAAAACTGATCGAGCATATAAGGactcacacgggggagaaaccattcacatgcACCGAGTGCAAGAAAAGCTTCACCAAAAGGTCCCACCTGACCGAGCACCTCAGGATTCACACAGGAGGGAAACCACACAAGTGCAATCTGTGCGATAAAACCTTCCACTACCCTTCAAACCTGGTGGAGCATCAGCGAACCCACACAGGGGACCGGCCGTATCAGTGCACCGAGTGTGACAAGAGCTTCATCAAGATGTCTAAACTCATGGTCCACCTCAGGatccacactggggagaaaccttACAAGTGCAACGAGTGCAACAAAAGCTTCAGCCAACAGTCCAACCTTGTGGTTCACCAGAGGACTCACACCGGGGAGAAGCCATTCCAATGCAGTCAGTGTGAGAAGAGTTTCAGCTATCATTATGCTTTGGTTGTCCACGAAAgaacccacacaggggagaaaccctacAAATGTTCTCTGTGTGATAAGGCTTTCAGCCAACAATCGAACCTTAAGCTGCACCAAAAAACCCATGACAGCAAGCCACAGCAAGACTCAGACAACTCAGAGAAGACCTTTGAACAAGAATCTGCCTCTAAAACCCCCCCATTGGACCAGTTGTATGAAAATGCTGGGTTGGAGAAGGTGCCTGGGTTACCGGAGGAAGCCAACTCGGTGGAAAGCCCAGAGGCCATTGAAGATTATGAGAAGAACTACATTTCTTGGTCTCCTCTGAGTGAGTATCTCGGAGTATTTTTGCCCTCAGAGAAACAACATAAATGCACCGAGTGCAACAAGTGCTTCCTGGAAAAGTCCAAGTTAGTTGTCCATCAAAGAACCCACACTGGGGAGAGGCCTTTCAAGTGCTCCGTCTGTGACAAGTCATTTATGCAGTGGTCCCACCTATCAGAGCACAGGAAAATCCACAAGGGTGATAGACCCTATACCTGTGCTGAATGCGGCAAGAGCTTCATCAGGATGTCCAAGCTCACTGTCCATCGCAGAACGCACACGGGTGAGAGGCCGTATATCTGTGACGAATGTGGGAAGCAGTTTAGCCAGCAGTCCAACCTTGCGGTCCATCAGAGGATTCACACCGGGGAGAGGCCATTCAAATGCACCGAGTGCGAAAAGACTTTCCGCTACCAGTCAGCACTTATTAAGCACCGGAGAAACCATTCATCTGATAGAACCTACACTGGTTCCTTGTGA